A single region of the Ignavibacteria bacterium genome encodes:
- a CDS encoding T9SS type A sorting domain-containing protein, with the protein MKVMFNCPSMTFIFLRKLSLIGFTKFQSMKKSAFVILLVVYNLGFSQSLVQKINPSQGIYQPKAFISDSVVYNLLAVMVEFAADKDAATYGNGKFGSHYSKDYGNRIIDPLPHDNSYFENHLKFLSNYYRKVSNGKVIINFLVLDKIVELPEVMSKYSPPAGSSDLKNLGKLFEEVWKKADSLNPGFDFSKYDVFTIFHAGVGRDINLTENFNLDKDIPSVFLNIKTLKEFFGSSYDGVSVGLSSFKIKNSMIIPETESREVFSFTGTALLELSINGLMAASFASYIGLPDLFDTETGLTAIGRFGLMDGQAMFNYGGLFPPEPSAWEKWYLGWIKFDEYDLSQNGISVLTSLSSSDRKKTAIKIPVNPSEYFLVENRQRDAAGNGIKIKTVIDGSIIEKIFPKDTTGFRYYQIDSVDGVVIDVDEFDWALPGSGILIWHIDENIIASKLIDNKINADKNNRGIDLEEADGIQDIGVQFTTIFGDVVVGDGEPNDFWFKGNSAKLYKNEFSGTSLPNSNANSNAPSYIKLNNFSNNGNSMTFDLSIGSDEIKQVYKTKVADKSSNYYLLPNFLTSNRVYYSKDNFFGYYDKNLQQNIPITNQLKGKPLSFILKGIGLSEKHHFAYLEPDSLKLIFVQDSVFTVSSFSVGQKLGSNLIAVEYLVYSIPVPYGNFHLVFDDSLGNIYRFSPNDSTITRIVNGTGQIADLSFGFNSLSYVTSVKINNAHLLRSAHPVQLGNLIDNAISLPGVGDLLPTNDVKSIILYKGGEIEVFDRNGSVTNFKINSSKDVTSFSLGDIKNDGNNYIIVNAGDKILAYNNNGPLAMNFPIYHPTKKNFVGNVYLADLNSDKTPDLIVESEDGQLLCFDPLTGKLLNEFRVSLGVGSRNSSVLVNENGKLYYHTVSDSGWYQVFQLSSSEKEIHWNGLKGNFLSQNSSSFPKSNLRKQEFLSKNLVYNWPNPVYDGKTNIRYYVSEDAKINIRIFDLAGDFITELNNSAKGGIESETVWDVSNVQSGIYLARVEAVAGIKKDFAIIKIAVIK; encoded by the coding sequence ATGAAAGTCATGTTCAATTGTCCGAGCATGACTTTTATTTTTTTAAGAAAGCTTTCATTGATAGGATTCACAAAGTTTCAAAGTATGAAAAAATCAGCGTTTGTTATTCTGCTCGTCGTTTATAATCTCGGATTCTCACAATCACTAGTTCAAAAAATAAATCCTTCACAGGGTATTTATCAGCCAAAAGCTTTTATTTCAGATTCTGTAGTATATAATTTATTAGCTGTTATGGTCGAGTTTGCAGCCGACAAAGATGCTGCAACATACGGAAATGGAAAATTTGGTTCCCACTATTCAAAAGATTATGGGAATAGAATTATTGATCCTCTTCCTCACGATAATAGCTACTTTGAAAATCATCTTAAATTTCTTTCAAATTATTATCGAAAAGTTTCCAATGGAAAAGTTATTATAAACTTTCTCGTTCTCGATAAGATCGTTGAATTGCCGGAAGTAATGAGTAAATATTCACCTCCAGCTGGCTCAAGCGACCTGAAAAATCTTGGGAAACTTTTTGAAGAAGTTTGGAAGAAAGCAGATTCGTTAAATCCTGGTTTTGATTTCTCAAAATACGATGTATTCACGATTTTTCATGCTGGAGTTGGACGCGATATAAATTTAACTGAGAACTTCAATCTCGATAAAGACATTCCTTCGGTTTTTTTGAATATAAAAACTCTAAAGGAATTTTTTGGAAGTTCCTACGATGGAGTTAGTGTCGGATTGTCATCATTTAAAATTAAAAATTCGATGATAATTCCCGAAACTGAGAGCCGTGAAGTTTTTTCATTTACTGGAACAGCTTTACTCGAGTTAAGCATTAATGGACTGATGGCTGCAAGTTTTGCAAGTTACATTGGCTTACCTGATTTATTCGATACGGAGACTGGACTGACCGCTATTGGAAGATTCGGATTAATGGATGGACAAGCAATGTTCAATTATGGCGGATTGTTCCCGCCTGAACCATCAGCTTGGGAAAAATGGTATCTCGGTTGGATAAAATTCGATGAATACGATCTTTCACAGAATGGAATAAGTGTACTTACGTCTTTATCGTCTTCTGACAGAAAAAAAACTGCAATAAAAATTCCGGTCAATCCATCAGAATATTTTTTGGTTGAAAATCGCCAGCGTGATGCAGCAGGGAATGGAATCAAAATAAAAACAGTCATTGACGGTTCAATAATTGAAAAAATATTTCCTAAAGACACAACTGGATTCAGATATTACCAAATTGATTCTGTTGATGGCGTTGTAATTGACGTGGATGAATTTGATTGGGCTTTACCCGGCTCTGGGATTTTGATTTGGCATATCGATGAGAATATTATTGCTTCGAAATTAATTGATAATAAAATCAATGCGGATAAAAATAATCGCGGCATCGACCTCGAAGAAGCTGATGGGATTCAAGATATTGGCGTACAGTTTACAACAATCTTCGGGGATGTTGTGGTTGGAGATGGTGAACCAAACGATTTTTGGTTCAAAGGAAATTCGGCTAAACTTTATAAGAATGAATTCAGTGGAACGAGTCTGCCGAATTCCAACGCAAACAGTAATGCACCAAGCTATATTAAGTTGAATAATTTTTCGAACAATGGTAATTCAATGACTTTTGATTTGAGTATTGGAAGCGATGAGATAAAACAAGTTTATAAAACAAAGGTCGCTGATAAATCAAGCAATTACTATCTATTACCAAATTTTTTGACTTCAAACAGAGTTTATTATTCAAAGGATAATTTCTTCGGTTACTATGATAAAAATTTACAGCAGAATATTCCTATTACTAATCAGCTTAAAGGTAAACCTCTTAGTTTTATTTTGAAAGGAATTGGTCTCAGCGAAAAACATCACTTTGCTTATTTAGAACCTGATAGTTTGAAATTAATTTTTGTGCAGGATTCTGTTTTTACTGTCTCCTCATTCTCAGTAGGGCAAAAACTCGGTTCAAACTTGATTGCTGTAGAATACTTAGTATATTCAATCCCAGTACCCTATGGTAATTTTCATTTAGTTTTTGATGACTCCTTAGGAAATATTTATCGATTTTCTCCAAATGATTCAACTATCACAAGGATAGTGAATGGAACTGGACAGATTGCTGATTTATCCTTTGGATTTAATAGTCTTTCATATGTAACATCAGTTAAAATAAATAATGCTCATTTGTTAAGGTCCGCCCATCCCGTACAACTCGGAAATCTGATTGATAATGCTATATCACTTCCTGGTGTAGGAGACCTTCTTCCAACGAATGATGTGAAATCAATTATATTATACAAGGGTGGAGAGATAGAAGTTTTTGACCGAAATGGTTCTGTTACCAATTTCAAAATCAATTCTTCAAAAGATGTCACCTCGTTCTCTCTTGGCGATATTAAAAACGATGGAAATAATTATATAATTGTGAATGCCGGTGATAAAATCCTTGCTTATAATAATAACGGGCCCCTGGCTATGAATTTTCCTATCTATCATCCAACGAAGAAAAACTTTGTGGGAAACGTTTATTTAGCTGATTTGAATTCGGATAAAACTCCGGACCTGATTGTCGAATCCGAAGATGGACAGTTGCTTTGCTTCGATCCGCTTACCGGGAAACTGCTTAATGAATTTCGAGTTTCACTCGGTGTTGGTTCAAGGAATTCTTCTGTTTTAGTCAACGAGAATGGAAAGTTGTATTATCATACCGTCAGCGACAGCGGTTGGTATCAAGTATTTCAACTCAGTTCATCGGAAAAAGAAATTCACTGGAACGGATTGAAAGGGAATTTTCTCTCCCAGAATTCATCGTCTTTTCCAAAAAGTAATTTGAGGAAACAAGAATTCCTTTCGAAGAACCTTGTTTATAACTGGCCGAATCCAGTCTACGATGGAAAAACTAACATCAGATATTACGTCAGTGAGGATGCGAAAATTAACATTAGAATTTTTGATCTCGCTGGAGATTTCATTACCGAACTGAATAACTCAGCCAAGGGTGGAATTGAATCTGAAACAGTCTGGGATGTGTCGAATGTTCAGAGTGGGATATATCTTGCACGCGTTGAAGCTGTTGCTGGAATAAAAAAAGATTTTGCGATTATTAAGATTGCGGTTATAAAATAA
- a CDS encoding biopolymer transporter Tol, translating to MKCFLHHKVHKEAQRILFILLIIFSFNLGFAQFNEYHPEVNWLTIDRENFAVHFHDGAERTAKVVAKIMEEIYEPLTSFYGYKPDKVHFVIKDIDDYANGATYFFDNKIEIWASPLDTDLRGTHNWLRNVISHEFTHMIQLQAAMKAPRTLPALYLQWLNYEDERRPDVLYGFPNMIISYPVPMINVPPWFAEGTAQYMRKEFNYDFWDSHRDMILREYVMNGRMLTWNEMSVFDKTSLGNESVYNSGFALVKYIAEKYGESKLIEINNNLRSGFSFTIDGAIKKAIGISGIELYEEWQDYLRNDYEQRTLNIRKNLVDGEKIETEGFGNFYPTYSPDGKKIYYISNKGADYFISSLYEYDVEKKKSKLIQGGIGSTLAVSNDNLKLYYSKLTEKNKNWVSIHDIYVYDLKTEEETRLTFGMRANNPSLSHDGSRIVFIFQKDGTINIGIVDTEGKNFKVITSFSNGEQVFNPKFSPNGEFVVFDYSMNSSRDIARINTDGTGFQFLLSSTQIDERNPVMQNDSTLIYSADENGIFNLYSINLNSNNKRQLTNVLGGAFMPSPYKSNKIVYAGYESTGYKIYELQNTNEIDLSNFNYLPKTVGDGLNKNTNSLSGAEFNFQRLKNFDDRITPDYEINNYKGTFTKLAIIPFIRLDNYSKKAKGIELLKPGVYFYSSDMLNRFNIFGSAAINTRWERDIFASLEYRDRIPGLFSLGLKPEISLQAFNVSRTSENVIGLFPDTVGGIINYGLKIPIEVGYNLLEFDFIAKHPIFSKLHNLELKVVYSRYEAIIGSFLLPGNLLYPTTRDVYLKGWNVGLAYRLENFDRTKDMEINPYGTKIDFQYEYSINDFNPEEFYDENSGTLVTRFEKTNFNRFELNLLQAMKLPGWKHSLTVQLRGGTILGPQTDDFFDFYLGGLIGMKSYPFYSISGNEFAHVNVTYRFPVFEHIDTRLGHLYIDKIYASIYGDFGNAWNGTSTKLSDFKKGIGGELRLQLNSFYLFPTSIFFNASYAFDEFRRENAFTKETIRYGKEWRMYFGILFGFEF from the coding sequence ATTAAGTGTTTTCTTCACCACAAAGTTCACAAAGAAGCACAGAGAATATTATTTATCTTATTAATTATTTTCTCATTCAATCTTGGATTCGCTCAATTCAACGAGTATCATCCGGAGGTGAATTGGTTGACGATTGATCGTGAAAATTTTGCGGTTCACTTTCACGATGGAGCTGAACGCACGGCAAAGGTTGTCGCAAAAATAATGGAAGAGATTTACGAACCACTGACTTCATTTTATGGATACAAGCCAGATAAAGTTCACTTTGTAATAAAAGATATAGACGATTATGCAAATGGAGCGACATATTTTTTTGATAATAAAATTGAAATCTGGGCATCTCCATTAGATACGGACCTTCGTGGAACTCACAACTGGCTTCGCAATGTAATCTCTCACGAATTCACTCACATGATCCAGCTTCAAGCTGCCATGAAAGCACCGCGTACTCTGCCCGCACTCTATCTTCAATGGTTGAACTATGAGGACGAAAGACGGCCGGATGTTTTGTATGGTTTTCCGAATATGATTATTTCGTATCCAGTTCCAATGATCAATGTTCCCCCATGGTTCGCTGAAGGGACTGCACAATATATGCGAAAAGAATTCAACTATGATTTTTGGGATTCGCACCGAGACATGATTTTACGTGAATACGTAATGAATGGACGAATGCTTACATGGAATGAAATGAGTGTATTCGACAAGACGAGTCTCGGCAATGAATCAGTGTATAATTCAGGATTTGCGCTTGTTAAATACATCGCTGAAAAATATGGTGAATCAAAATTAATTGAGATTAATAACAATCTTCGCTCCGGCTTTTCGTTTACAATCGATGGTGCGATTAAAAAGGCGATTGGAATTTCCGGAATTGAACTCTACGAAGAATGGCAGGATTATTTACGAAATGATTACGAGCAACGGACACTGAACATCCGAAAAAACTTAGTTGACGGCGAAAAAATTGAAACGGAAGGATTTGGAAATTTTTATCCTACTTATTCACCTGATGGAAAAAAGATTTACTATATATCAAATAAAGGTGCCGATTATTTCATCAGTTCTTTATATGAATATGATGTTGAGAAAAAGAAATCAAAATTGATTCAAGGGGGCATTGGTTCCACTCTGGCAGTTAGCAATGACAACTTGAAACTTTACTACTCCAAGTTAACAGAGAAAAATAAAAATTGGGTAAGCATTCACGATATCTATGTTTACGATTTGAAAACTGAAGAGGAAACAAGATTAACCTTTGGGATGCGTGCAAATAATCCTTCACTTTCGCATGATGGCAGTAGGATTGTTTTTATCTTTCAAAAAGATGGAACCATAAACATAGGAATAGTCGATACGGAAGGGAAGAATTTCAAAGTCATTACTTCATTTTCTAATGGGGAGCAAGTTTTCAATCCAAAATTTTCACCGAATGGTGAATTTGTTGTTTTTGATTATTCAATGAATAGCAGCCGAGATATCGCAAGAATTAATACTGATGGAACCGGTTTTCAATTTCTATTGAGCTCCACTCAAATTGATGAAAGAAATCCTGTAATGCAGAATGACAGCACATTAATTTATTCGGCAGACGAGAATGGAATATTCAATCTTTACAGCATTAATTTGAATTCGAATAATAAGAGACAGTTAACAAATGTTCTCGGAGGAGCATTCATGCCGTCGCCTTATAAATCAAATAAAATTGTATATGCAGGATACGAATCGACTGGTTATAAAATATATGAACTGCAAAATACGAACGAAATTGATCTTTCAAATTTTAATTATTTACCCAAAACTGTTGGTGATGGATTAAATAAAAATACTAATTCGTTGTCGGGAGCTGAATTTAACTTTCAGCGATTGAAAAACTTTGATGATCGAATTACCCCAGATTATGAAATAAATAATTATAAAGGCACATTCACAAAGCTCGCAATCATACCTTTTATTAGGTTGGATAATTACAGCAAGAAAGCAAAAGGAATTGAATTGTTAAAACCTGGAGTATATTTCTATTCAAGCGATATGCTTAACCGTTTCAACATTTTCGGAAGTGCCGCTATCAATACACGTTGGGAAAGAGATATTTTTGCATCACTCGAATATCGCGATAGAATTCCAGGACTATTTTCACTCGGTTTGAAACCGGAAATATCTTTGCAAGCGTTCAATGTCAGCAGAACAAGTGAAAATGTTATCGGTTTGTTTCCGGATACTGTCGGTGGAATTATTAATTATGGTTTGAAAATACCAATAGAAGTTGGCTACAATCTCTTAGAATTTGATTTTATTGCCAAGCATCCGATTTTCTCAAAACTTCACAATCTTGAGCTTAAAGTTGTGTATAGCCGTTATGAGGCGATCATTGGAAGCTTTTTGCTTCCAGGTAATTTACTATATCCAACAACGCGTGATGTTTATTTGAAAGGATGGAATGTTGGACTTGCATACCGCTTGGAGAATTTTGACCGTACGAAAGATATGGAAATAAATCCTTATGGAACTAAAATCGATTTTCAATACGAGTACTCAATAAATGATTTTAATCCTGAAGAATTTTATGATGAGAATTCAGGCACACTGGTAACTCGATTTGAAAAGACTAATTTTAATCGATTCGAATTGAATTTACTTCAGGCAATGAAATTACCTGGCTGGAAACATTCTCTCACTGTTCAGCTTCGCGGTGGGACGATTTTAGGTCCGCAGACAGATGATTTCTTCGACTTTTATCTCGGTGGTTTAATCGGGATGAAAAGTTATCCATTCTATTCAATCAGCGGTAATGAATTCGCTCATGTTAATGTAACTTATAGGTTTCCTGTTTTTGAACATATCGATACGCGCCTTGGGCATTTATACATCGATAAAATTTATGCTTCTATTTATGGCGATTTTGGGAATGCATGGAATGGAACTAGTACAAAGTTGAGTGATTTTAAAAAGGGAATTGGTGGAGAACTTAGGTTACAACTGAATTCTTTTTATCTTTTCCCTACGAGCATCTTTTTCAATGCATCATATGCTTTCGATGAGTTCCGAAGAGAAAATGCGTTTACTAAAGAAACAATCAGATACGGAAAAGAATGGCGAATGTATTTTGGAATTCTATTTGGATTCGAATTTTAA
- a CDS encoding ribosome biogenesis GTPase Der has product MPIVVIVGRPNVGKSTLFNRLVGKRDAIVDKVSGVTRDRNYGEVEWCGKIFNLIDTGGFVPDSENVFEQAIIEQVDAAVKESDSVIFLLDVIDGVMPVDKLIANHLRKSQKPVFIVANKTDSAERENLVPALYELGFETVHNLSGQFGRNVGDFLDILTKDFPLNTDLISETSSIPRFAVVGRPNVGKSSFVNALHGYDRNIVTDIPGTTRDSIDSTLKYYGKEIILVDTAGLRKRSRVDENIEFYSVLRTLKSLDRCDIAIVLIDANFGIEKQDMRIINEAVKRKRGVIICINKWDLVEKDDKTAQQLEKALKIQLGELDYIPIIFISALTKQRIYKVIDLSLKILDEMGKKISTSELNEFIERTFRNISLPSTTTGKEVKIKYGIQIKSSPPIFSFFVNDPRSIQENTKRFIENKIRTEYGFEGVPLTLLFKNK; this is encoded by the coding sequence ATACCAATTGTTGTAATTGTTGGAAGACCGAACGTCGGCAAATCTACGTTGTTCAATCGGCTCGTTGGTAAGCGCGATGCTATTGTCGATAAAGTAAGTGGTGTGACGAGAGACCGTAATTACGGCGAAGTTGAATGGTGCGGGAAAATATTTAATCTTATTGATACCGGGGGCTTCGTACCTGACTCAGAAAACGTATTTGAGCAAGCCATAATTGAACAGGTTGATGCTGCAGTAAAGGAAAGCGATTCAGTAATTTTTTTGCTCGATGTTATAGATGGCGTCATGCCCGTCGATAAGTTAATTGCAAATCACTTGCGAAAATCTCAAAAGCCAGTTTTTATTGTGGCAAATAAGACTGACTCTGCAGAGCGAGAGAATTTAGTGCCGGCATTATATGAGTTAGGATTTGAAACTGTTCACAATCTATCCGGTCAGTTCGGAAGAAATGTCGGTGACTTCCTGGATATTCTCACAAAAGATTTTCCGCTAAATACTGACTTAATTTCTGAAACTTCATCCATACCAAGATTTGCAGTAGTGGGCAGACCAAACGTAGGGAAGTCATCTTTCGTAAATGCATTACATGGGTATGACAGAAATATAGTTACGGACATTCCAGGTACAACCCGCGACTCAATTGATTCCACACTTAAGTATTACGGAAAAGAAATAATTTTAGTTGATACCGCAGGCTTGAGAAAACGCAGCCGAGTTGATGAGAATATAGAATTTTACAGTGTCTTAAGAACATTGAAATCACTTGACAGATGCGACATTGCTATTGTGTTAATTGATGCAAACTTTGGAATTGAAAAACAAGACATGCGGATTATTAATGAAGCTGTCAAACGAAAACGAGGAGTTATTATTTGCATCAACAAATGGGATTTGGTAGAAAAAGATGATAAGACGGCGCAACAATTAGAAAAAGCATTGAAGATTCAACTTGGTGAATTGGATTACATCCCAATAATTTTCATTTCGGCTCTTACCAAACAGCGGATTTATAAAGTGATAGATTTATCATTAAAAATCTTGGATGAAATGGGAAAAAAAATTTCAACGAGTGAATTAAATGAGTTTATCGAAAGGACATTTAGGAATATTTCCTTACCCTCTACAACAACTGGAAAAGAGGTGAAGATTAAATATGGTATTCAGATTAAATCGAGCCCTCCAATCTTTTCTTTCTTTGTGAATGATCCTAGATCGATACAAGAAAACACAAAAAGATTCATCGAGAACAAAATTAGAACAGAATATGGTTTCGAAGGAGTCCCCTTAACATTACTTTTTAAGAATAAGTAA
- a CDS encoding uracil phosphoribosyltransferase — MKLKNLILVDHPLAQRDLSILRDKKTSSLEFRNSIKRISSVLITAVAKNFELKKTKIETPLEKTTGFQLKHQIVIVPILRAGLSLVESFLEMIPDAKVGHIGLYRDEETLKPVDYYLKLPMNIGGAKVLIIDPMLATGGSASAAIQFLKDRGAKDITLVCLLAAPIGVSTVNKNHKDVKIYSIALDRGLNSKGYILPGLGDAGDRTFGTI; from the coding sequence ATGAAATTAAAAAATCTTATTCTAGTCGATCATCCTCTTGCTCAGAGAGATTTATCAATTTTAAGAGATAAAAAAACTAGTTCTTTAGAATTTAGAAATTCTATAAAACGAATTTCATCTGTATTAATAACAGCAGTTGCAAAAAATTTTGAACTCAAAAAAACGAAAATTGAAACTCCTCTCGAAAAAACTACTGGATTTCAGTTAAAACACCAGATTGTAATTGTGCCGATCTTAAGAGCAGGTTTGAGTTTAGTTGAGTCTTTTCTTGAGATGATCCCAGATGCTAAAGTGGGGCATATTGGTCTGTATAGGGATGAAGAAACTCTCAAGCCAGTAGATTATTATTTAAAGCTACCAATGAATATTGGCGGTGCAAAAGTATTAATCATAGATCCGATGCTCGCAACGGGTGGAAGCGCGAGTGCGGCAATTCAATTTTTAAAAGATCGAGGTGCAAAAGATATAACTCTTGTGTGTTTACTTGCTGCCCCTATTGGTGTGAGTACAGTAAACAAAAATCATAAAGATGTGAAAATTTACTCCATAGCACTAGACAGAGGATTAAATTCCAAAGGTTATATACTTCCAGGATTAGGAGATGCTGGTGATCGTACTTTTGGAACGATTTGA
- a CDS encoding bifunctional (p)ppGpp synthetase/guanosine-3',5'-bis(diphosphate) 3'-pyrophosphohydrolase: MLNTKQKKMLDQLLNRCQKNLRSVNTNLIRKAFDFSIEAHKNDLRASGEPYFEHPYGVAMIIADEIPLDDQSIAAALLHDVLEDTEFEPLDLAKEFNPTIAEIVDGVSKIGGVIKEHDASQAENYRKLLLSMVKDIRVILVKFADRLHNMRTLEFVSPDKQRRIAKETIQIYAPFAHRFGLAQVRWEMEDLSFKYLEPSAYENIRKKLRDKRRERESFIKKIIDPIKKKLETEEIDFEIIGRPKHFYSIYRKMMTRVNSFDEIYDLFAIRIILETENIYECYNVLGIITQIYTPVPDRLHDYIALPKKNNYQSLHTTVIGPNGRMVEIQIRTRRMHEVAERGVAAHWKYKNSYKATGKELEEWVDWIRDVFENVASREEAQKDIIESFKLNLYQDEIYVFTPKGDLKVLPSKSTPVDFAFEIHSNVGFHCLGAKVNGKIEPLDTLLKSGDQVEIITSKNQTPNRGWEKFVVTHKARTNIRKWIRKEESRFVQEGKTLLEKTMKKSKLHINNDDLLKLARGYKFDNLTELYRAIGNGRFPAEKIFESKVDQIEKDDSQKTDGEFTFNKFADTARESTGGVLIQGDKIDVLHNFARCCNPVPGDEIIGFITRGEGVKIHRSTCKNFQRLSKLYDSRIMEVSWPETNGSFFIAGIKVLGEDTPGMLNEISQTIVNTYNTNIKGISIKTHHSIFYGTISVQVKDLEHLIRIIERLKKIKGIDVVERFEETN, encoded by the coding sequence ATGCTAAATACTAAGCAGAAAAAGATGCTGGACCAACTTCTCAACCGTTGCCAGAAGAATCTTCGATCTGTTAATACAAATTTGATTAGGAAAGCATTCGATTTCAGTATCGAAGCTCACAAGAACGATTTACGTGCATCTGGCGAACCCTATTTTGAGCATCCCTATGGCGTAGCAATGATCATTGCAGATGAAATTCCATTAGATGACCAATCAATCGCCGCAGCCCTTCTCCACGATGTTTTAGAAGATACCGAATTTGAACCGCTTGATTTGGCAAAAGAATTCAATCCTACAATTGCCGAAATTGTTGATGGAGTTTCAAAAATTGGGGGAGTGATAAAGGAGCATGACGCTAGTCAAGCAGAAAATTATCGAAAGCTTCTGCTTTCAATGGTAAAAGATATCCGTGTTATTCTTGTTAAGTTTGCTGATCGATTGCATAATATGCGAACTCTTGAATTTGTTTCTCCGGATAAACAAAGAAGAATTGCGAAGGAAACAATCCAAATTTATGCTCCATTTGCTCATCGCTTTGGACTCGCACAAGTTAGATGGGAGATGGAAGACCTTTCCTTTAAATATTTAGAACCATCTGCATATGAAAACATCCGAAAGAAATTGCGTGATAAACGGCGAGAGCGCGAAAGTTTTATCAAAAAAATCATTGACCCGATAAAGAAAAAACTTGAAACTGAGGAAATCGATTTCGAAATAATCGGAAGGCCCAAACATTTTTACAGTATCTATCGGAAGATGATGACTCGTGTTAATTCATTTGATGAGATTTATGATCTGTTTGCAATAAGGATCATTCTCGAGACTGAAAATATTTATGAGTGCTACAATGTGCTCGGAATTATTACTCAAATTTATACTCCAGTTCCAGATCGTCTACATGATTACATAGCACTCCCCAAAAAAAATAATTATCAATCTTTGCACACGACTGTTATAGGACCGAATGGTAGAATGGTTGAAATTCAAATTCGTACACGAAGGATGCATGAAGTTGCAGAACGTGGTGTCGCAGCTCATTGGAAGTACAAAAATAGTTATAAAGCAACCGGTAAGGAGCTTGAAGAGTGGGTGGATTGGATTCGTGATGTTTTCGAAAATGTAGCAAGCAGAGAGGAAGCTCAGAAAGATATAATTGAAAGCTTTAAGCTCAATCTTTACCAAGATGAAATTTACGTATTCACACCAAAAGGTGATTTGAAAGTGCTTCCGTCCAAATCAACTCCAGTTGATTTTGCATTTGAAATCCACTCGAATGTCGGATTCCATTGTCTTGGAGCGAAGGTTAATGGAAAGATCGAGCCCCTTGATACTCTATTAAAAAGTGGTGATCAAGTTGAAATTATCACATCAAAAAATCAAACTCCAAACCGCGGGTGGGAAAAGTTTGTGGTAACTCACAAAGCTAGAACTAATATTCGTAAGTGGATTCGAAAAGAAGAAAGTCGTTTTGTTCAGGAAGGAAAAACACTTCTTGAAAAAACTATGAAGAAGTCAAAACTTCATATAAATAATGATGATTTATTGAAACTTGCACGCGGCTACAAATTCGATAATCTAACTGAATTGTATAGAGCAATAGGAAACGGGCGATTCCCAGCGGAGAAAATTTTTGAGAGCAAAGTTGATCAAATTGAAAAAGATGATTCGCAGAAAACAGATGGAGAATTCACATTTAATAAATTCGCCGATACTGCAAGGGAGTCCACTGGTGGTGTATTAATTCAGGGCGATAAAATTGATGTTCTTCATAATTTCGCGAGATGCTGCAATCCTGTACCGGGAGATGAAATAATCGGATTTATTACACGCGGGGAAGGAGTTAAAATCCACCGAAGCACTTGTAAAAATTTTCAAAGACTATCAAAACTATATGACAGCCGAATCATGGAGGTTTCGTGGCCGGAAACAAACGGTTCTTTCTTCATAGCTGGCATAAAAGTATTAGGTGAAGATACTCCAGGGATGCTTAATGAAATCTCTCAGACAATTGTTAATACCTACAATACAAATATTAAAGGGATTTCAATCAAAACTCATCATTCCATTTTCTATGGAACTATCAGTGTCCAAGTAAAAGATTTGGAGCATTTAATTAGAATTATTGAAAGATTAAAAAAAATAAAAGGCATTGATGTAGTCGAAAGATTTGAGGAGACGAATTGA
- the ruvX gene encoding Holliday junction resolvase RuvX: protein MESRVLAIDYGERRIGISISDPTNLFATTLDTIENSKDSIKKIAEITEAYSVKLILVGYPLNMNGTPSKLCSLIDEFIDEMQKLVNIQIIRRDERLSSYTAQKKILETVKSKKRRRDKSLIDKFSAATILQDYLDEKN from the coding sequence GTGGAAAGTAGAGTCCTTGCAATCGACTATGGCGAGAGAAGAATTGGAATTTCGATCAGCGATCCAACAAATCTTTTTGCTACAACCCTTGATACAATTGAAAACTCAAAAGATTCAATTAAAAAAATTGCAGAGATTACTGAAGCTTATAGTGTCAAATTGATTTTAGTCGGCTATCCATTGAATATGAATGGGACGCCATCGAAACTTTGTTCATTAATAGATGAATTTATTGACGAAATGCAAAAGCTTGTTAATATACAAATTATTCGCAGAGATGAACGTTTAAGCTCTTATACTGCTCAAAAAAAAATTCTAGAAACAGTTAAATCAAAAAAAAGAAGAAGAGATAAATCTCTGATAGATAAATTCTCTGCAGCAACTATTTTACAGGATTATTTAGATGAAAAGAATTAA